The following coding sequences are from one Oncorhynchus kisutch isolate 150728-3 linkage group LG23, Okis_V2, whole genome shotgun sequence window:
- the LOC109867980 gene encoding histone-lysine N-methyltransferase Smyd1 isoform X2 yields the protein MTLDMDNVEVFDTGVKGRGLRTTKDLCAGEVVLAEPSFAAVVFDSLSQQVCHSCFRRQANLHRCAQCKFAHYCDRTCQTACWDEHKQECGAIKKNGKAPNENVRLAARVLWRIQKDTGIVSDSQLTSVDQLEDHVADMPADNLKELKIDVHNFLDYCPNTRHGVEYISHIFGIINCNGFTLSDQRGQQAVGVGLFPNLCLVNHDCWPNCAVILNHGKVELRALGKIAENEELTVGYVDFLNVSTDRQRALKHQYHFDCTCKSCSKNLKDDLMMAAKETEGNKPSDELVKEVQELSLECLAKVEAARTAGDFHEVVKLCRECLDKQKPVLADTHLYQLRMLSAASEVLSYLKFFSEAAEYSRRMVEGYMKLYHPNNAQLGMATMRAGVTHWHAGLIEVGHGMICKAYAILMITHGPNHSITKDLESMRMQTEMEQRIFKQNECVYHSMREAALQNKSMGMMAEAVSVEDNVKALFHKQ from the exons ATGACCCTGGATATGGACAATGTGGAGGTGTTTGATACTGGGGTAAAGGGCAGAGGCCTCAGGACCACCAAGGACCTCTGTGCTGGGGAGGTGGTACTCGCTGAGCCCAGTTTCGCTGCAGTGGTCTTCGACAG TCTGTCTCAGCAGGTGTGTCATAGCTGCTTCCGTCGCCAGGCCAACCTCCACCGCTGCGCCCAGTGTAAGTTTGCCCATTACTGTGACCGCACCTGTCAGACTGCATGCTGGGACGAGCACAAGCAGGAGTGTGGTGCCATCAAGAAGAACGGAAAGGCCCCCAATGAGAATGTCCG tCTTGCTGCCCGTGTGCTGTGGCGCATACAGAAGGACACAGGCATTGTGTCGGACAGCCAGCTGACCTCAGTGGACCAGCTGGAGGACCACGTGGCCGACATGCCCGCCGACAACCTCAAAGAGCTCAAGATCGACGTGCACAACTTCCTGGACTACTGTCCCAACACCAGGCATGGTGTGGAGTACATCTCACACATCTTTGGCATA ATCAACTGTAATGGTTTTACTCTGAGTGACCAGAGGGGTCAGCAGGCAGTGGGAGTAGGTCTGTTCCCTAACCTGTGTCTGGTCAACCATGACTGCTGGCCCAACTGTGCTGTCATCCTCAACCATGGCAA GGTTGAGCTGCGTGCGCTTGGTAAGATTGCTGAGAATGAGGAGCTGACGGTGGGCTACGTGGACTTCCTGAACGTGTCAACGGACCGCCAGAGAGCCCTGAAGCACCAGTACCACTTTGACTGCACCTGCAAAAGCTGCAGCAAGAACCTCAAAGATGACCTAATGATGGCTGCCAAGGAGACCGAAGGCAACAAG ccctctgATGAGCTTGTGAAAGAGGTACAGGAGTTAAGTTTGGAGTGTCTGGCCAAGGTTGAGGCGGCTCGTACTGCAGGTGACTTTCATGAG GTGGTGAAGCTGTGTCGTGAGTGTCTGGACAAACAGAAACCTGTGTTGGCTGATACACACCTGTACCAACTGCGTATGCTGAGTGCAGCCAGCGAGGTGCTGTCCTACCTGAAGTTCTTCTCTGAGGCTGCAGAATACTCACGCAGGATGGTGGAGGGATACAT GAAGTTGTACCACCCCAATAACGCCCAGTTGGGCATGGCCACCATGCGGGCTGGCGTGACTCACTGGCACGCAGGGCTCATCGAGGTGGGCCATGGCATGATCTGCAAGGCCTACGCCATTCTCATGATCACACATGGACCCAACCACTCCATCACCAAGGACTTGGAG TCAATGCGTATGCAGACCGAGATGGAGCAGAGGATTTTCAAGCAGAATGAGTGCGTCTACCACAGCATGAGAGAGGCTGCCCTGCAGAACAAGTCCATGGGCATGATGGCTGAGGCAGTCAGTGTTGAGGACAACGTCAAGGCCCTCTTCCACAAGCAATGA
- the thnsl2 gene encoding threonine synthase-like 2 has translation MQYCSTRGGVQGWDFQDVLLSGYAPDGGMFMPETLPTLTPDTLRSWSSLSYPQLVTEVCSLFIPIELIPRADLDGLVSVALSGFAVPGVVSLARLKGGLCVLELFHGETLAFKDLAMTCTVRFLDYFLRKESRRAIVLVGTSGDTGGSAIQSARGLGGVDVVVVYPRGRITLVQEKQMITCLEDNIHVFAADGSSDDIDVPIRRLFSDQELVKQHSLMSLNSVNWSRVMVQLAHFIYAYLHVSGLEQAETGAPLPALEMVVPTGGAGNIAAGCIVKQMGIPLCLVAMTNANDIVHRTVQSGDFSMATNVTQTMAPAIDIQDPYNMERVFWLLSGRDGALVKGMMEEFQHSHRHTLPEALHKQLSQVLTAGAVRDEGIVETMQRCWKENQYLLCPHTAVAVWHHYHYPPTAGVNRCCIATASPAKFQAAVQKAGLTLDLPEAVRALDKMSTRYLALERGQDWGKDWECMLKQHIQAIGSARQRGVAYYSTVECN, from the exons ATGCAGTACTGCAGCACGCGTGGCGGTGTCCAGGGTTGGGACTTTCAGGATGTTTTGTTATCGGGATATGCACCAGACGGGGGGATGTTCATGCCTGAGACCCTCCCCACCCTGACCCCTGATACCCTGAGGTCCTGGAGCTCCCTGTCCTACCCACAGCTAGTGACAGAGGTCTGCTCCCTGTTCATCCCTATAGAGCTGATCCCTCGAGCAGACCTAGACG GCCTGGTGAGTGTGGCCCTGTCTGGGTTCGCCGTGCCTGGGGTGGTGAGCTTGGCCAGGCTGAAGGGTGGGCTGTGTGTGCTGGAACTCTTCCACGGTGAGACCCTGGCCTTCAAGGACCTGGCAATGACCTGCACCGTGCGCTTCCTCGACTACTTCCTGCGCAAGGAAAGCCGGCGCGCCATCGTATTAGTGG GCACATCTGGGGACACGGGTGGTTCAGCCATCCAAAGTGCGAGAGGCCTTGGTGGGGTAGACGTGGTAGTGGTGTACCCCCGGGGCCGCATAACTCTTGTGCAGGAGAAACAGATGATCACCTGCCTGGAGGACAATATCCATGTGTTTGCAG CGGATGGCAGTTCTGATGACATCGACGTGCCCATCCGTCGACTGTTTTCAGACCAGGAGCTGGTGAAACAACACAGCCTGATGAGTCTCAACTCAGTCAACTGGTCTCGTGTCATGGTGCAGCTGGCACACTTCATTTATGCCTACCTGCATGTGAGTGGGCTGGAGCAGGCAGAGACGGGGGCACCCCTACCCGCCTTGGAGATGGTAGTGCCCACAGGGGGGGCGGGGAATATCGCCG cCGGCTGCATTGTGAAGCAGATGGGGATACCGCTGTGCCTCGTTGCCATGACGAACGCTAATGACATAGTGCACAGGACTGTGCAGAGTGGGGACTTTTCCATGGCAACCAATGTCACGCAGACCATGGCCCCGGCTATAGACATTCAG GACCCCTATAACATGGAGCGTGTGTTCTGGCTGCTGTCTGGTAGAGATGGAGCCCTGGTAAAGGGCATGATGGAGGAGTTTCAgcactctcacagacacactctGCCTGAAGCTCTCCACAAACAG ttgTCTCAGGTCCTCACAGCAGGTGCAGTAAGAGATGAGGGGATAGTGGAGACCATGCAGAGATGCTGGAAGGAGAACCAGTATCTACTATGTCCCCACACTGCAGTGGCTGTGTGGCATCACTACCATTATCCCCCAACTGCAGGGGTCAACAG GTGTTGCATAGCAACAGCCTCTCCGGCCAAGTTCCAGGCGGCGGTGCAGAAGGCAGGGCTGACCCTTGACCTCCCTGAGGCAGTGCGGGCTCTGGACAAGATGTCCACTCGCTACCTGGCCCTGGAGCGGGGCCAAGACTGGGGCAAGGACTGGGAGTGCATGCTGAAGCAACACATCCAGGCTATAGGCTCAGCCAGGCAACGTGGAGTGGCCTACTACTCAACTGTGGAGTGTAACTAG
- the LOC109867980 gene encoding histone-lysine N-methyltransferase Smyd1 isoform X1, with protein MTLDMDNVEVFDTGVKGRGLRTTKDLCAGEVVLAEPSFAAVVFDSLSQQVCHSCFRRQANLHRCAQCKFAHYCDRTCQTACWDEHKQECGAIKKNGKAPNENVRLAARVLWRIQKDTGIVSDSQLTSVDQLEDHVADMPADNLKELKIDVHNFLDYCPNTRHGVEYISHIFGIINCNGFTLSDQRGQQAVGVGLFPNLCLVNHDCWPNCAVILNHGNQSALNATFHSKRRVELRALGKIAENEELTVGYVDFLNVSTDRQRALKHQYHFDCTCKSCSKNLKDDLMMAAKETEGNKPSDELVKEVQELSLECLAKVEAARTAGDFHEVVKLCRECLDKQKPVLADTHLYQLRMLSAASEVLSYLKFFSEAAEYSRRMVEGYMKLYHPNNAQLGMATMRAGVTHWHAGLIEVGHGMICKAYAILMITHGPNHSITKDLESMRMQTEMEQRIFKQNECVYHSMREAALQNKSMGMMAEAVSVEDNVKALFHKQ; from the exons ATGACCCTGGATATGGACAATGTGGAGGTGTTTGATACTGGGGTAAAGGGCAGAGGCCTCAGGACCACCAAGGACCTCTGTGCTGGGGAGGTGGTACTCGCTGAGCCCAGTTTCGCTGCAGTGGTCTTCGACAG TCTGTCTCAGCAGGTGTGTCATAGCTGCTTCCGTCGCCAGGCCAACCTCCACCGCTGCGCCCAGTGTAAGTTTGCCCATTACTGTGACCGCACCTGTCAGACTGCATGCTGGGACGAGCACAAGCAGGAGTGTGGTGCCATCAAGAAGAACGGAAAGGCCCCCAATGAGAATGTCCG tCTTGCTGCCCGTGTGCTGTGGCGCATACAGAAGGACACAGGCATTGTGTCGGACAGCCAGCTGACCTCAGTGGACCAGCTGGAGGACCACGTGGCCGACATGCCCGCCGACAACCTCAAAGAGCTCAAGATCGACGTGCACAACTTCCTGGACTACTGTCCCAACACCAGGCATGGTGTGGAGTACATCTCACACATCTTTGGCATA ATCAACTGTAATGGTTTTACTCTGAGTGACCAGAGGGGTCAGCAGGCAGTGGGAGTAGGTCTGTTCCCTAACCTGTGTCTGGTCAACCATGACTGCTGGCCCAACTGTGCTGTCATCCTCAACCATGGCAA TCAGTCAGCTCTGAATGCAACCTTCCACTCTAAGAGGAG GGTTGAGCTGCGTGCGCTTGGTAAGATTGCTGAGAATGAGGAGCTGACGGTGGGCTACGTGGACTTCCTGAACGTGTCAACGGACCGCCAGAGAGCCCTGAAGCACCAGTACCACTTTGACTGCACCTGCAAAAGCTGCAGCAAGAACCTCAAAGATGACCTAATGATGGCTGCCAAGGAGACCGAAGGCAACAAG ccctctgATGAGCTTGTGAAAGAGGTACAGGAGTTAAGTTTGGAGTGTCTGGCCAAGGTTGAGGCGGCTCGTACTGCAGGTGACTTTCATGAG GTGGTGAAGCTGTGTCGTGAGTGTCTGGACAAACAGAAACCTGTGTTGGCTGATACACACCTGTACCAACTGCGTATGCTGAGTGCAGCCAGCGAGGTGCTGTCCTACCTGAAGTTCTTCTCTGAGGCTGCAGAATACTCACGCAGGATGGTGGAGGGATACAT GAAGTTGTACCACCCCAATAACGCCCAGTTGGGCATGGCCACCATGCGGGCTGGCGTGACTCACTGGCACGCAGGGCTCATCGAGGTGGGCCATGGCATGATCTGCAAGGCCTACGCCATTCTCATGATCACACATGGACCCAACCACTCCATCACCAAGGACTTGGAG TCAATGCGTATGCAGACCGAGATGGAGCAGAGGATTTTCAAGCAGAATGAGTGCGTCTACCACAGCATGAGAGAGGCTGCCCTGCAGAACAAGTCCATGGGCATGATGGCTGAGGCAGTCAGTGTTGAGGACAACGTCAAGGCCCTCTTCCACAAGCAATGA